In Aegilops tauschii subsp. strangulata cultivar AL8/78 chromosome 3, Aet v6.0, whole genome shotgun sequence, one genomic interval encodes:
- the LOC109743239 gene encoding cysteine proteinase inhibitor 4, translating into MARLVGAAGACALLVILLMACAASAARSEPGAARQLWDDGRKVGGRTEVTDVEGDREVQELGRYSVEEHNRRREEGCEGGGGVCGRLEFARVVSAQRQVVSGIKYYLRVAAAEEGGAGSNGVTDGRVFDAVVVVKPWLQSRALIRFAPADAK; encoded by the coding sequence ATGGCTCGGCTGGTCGGTGCCGCCGGCGCGTGCGCGCTCCTCGTCATCCTGCTCATGGCGTGCGCGGCGTCCGCAGCGCGCAGCGAGCCAGGCGCCGCGCGGCAGCTGTGGGACGACGGGAGGAAGGTGGGGGGACGGACGGAGGTGACGGACGTGGAGGGCGACAGGGAGGTGCAGGAGCTGGGGCGATACTCCGTCGAAGAGCACAACCGGCGCCGGGAGGAGGGctgcgagggcggcggcggtgtcTGCGGCCGGCTGGAGTTCGCCCGCGTGGTGTCGGCGCAGCGCCAGGTGGTCTCCGGAATCAAGTACTACCTCCGCGTCGCGGCCGCCGAGGAAGGTGGCGCGGGGAGCAACGGCGTCACCGACGGCCGCGTGTTCGACGCCGTGGTGGTCGTGAAGCCCTGGCTCCAGTCCCGCGCTCTGATCAGGTTCGCGCCGGCCGACGCCAAATGA